The following nucleotide sequence is from Psychroserpens sp. Hel_I_66.
TTGAAAGACTGACCGGTAGAAAGATAATCGTAGCCCTTCTTCAACCAAAAATGGCGACAGTGAAATGTTTCGTGTCCTGTGAATGTTAGTTTATTCATTTATTTTCGATTCGCCGTTTTTATTTTTTAAATAAATCAATTTGTCTTTACATTCAACCAAGATACTCTCTGGGTTTTCTTCTTCTAAAAGGGAAAACACCACTTTATCGGTTAAATATCTTTTTTCCAACTCAGATACGGAAACATCAAAAAATGAAGCAAAATTAGAAAGAAGCCCTCTTTTAGGAAGCCTCTCATTTCTCTCGTATTTACCAAGTGTGGATTGGTCTATGTCTACCGCAGCCGCAACTTTTCTTATAGGTAGATTTTTCAATTCCCTCAGTGTTCTGAGATATTCACCCAATGTTTCCATCGCCGTTGAATTTTATTTTAAAGACAAATATTGTCCTTACAAAAATAGGATTATTTAGGCCATTAACAACTATTGAGATGAGATATAATGACTTTATTTCTGCTCTGTGATTATTGATCAGGAAAACACTTAATTTTAGTCGCCAATTCCCTGCATCATAGTTTCCATTCCACCAAAATTTAAAATAAAGGTTGAGTAGTAATGGTCAAACAGATCCTTGAGATATTGACCCAAATCAACGTGTTCTAAATCATCTTTTCCCTCTACTTTTTGCCTAATCTCATAACCTCTGTTTTTACTGATAGTGTAGAGAAACAGGGTATGAAAATATACCGAGGTGTAATATTTTCGGTTGGCAAGTTCTAATTGCTCTTGGTTGATATTCCTTTCTTTCGATTTGAAGTTCTTCAATACAGTACTGTCCATATTGATAAAAATGCGATTGAGTAAATCACCCTCAGCATCTGGAATCATAACCGTCGAATAATCTACATCAAGGCTTGTAGCTTCTTCTACCGCTTCCCAAGTTACATCTGTATCAGAATTCTCATCTACGTTCTTGTACATAAAAACTAATTTTGGTAATCCCAACAAATCATTATCGCTTTCTTTTTTAGGCGTCTCGTCTTTTGGTTTACTATTGTCGGCAATTTTAACCCAAAACATTTCCTCTATATTACCATTGGGTGATGATAGACTTGCTTTGATTTGAACGCTATCGCCAACTTTCAATTCATCTTTAGGATTAAGAGAGATTCTTATTTTTCCTTTGTTCGGGCTACTTTTTATCACGTTAAAAACTTCATCTATTTCTTTTGGCTCACCAGGTCTATTTCCGCCATTAGAATCGTTTGGTTTTATATTGAGCACACTAACCCTTAAATCCCCAGGTTCTTCAATCCTATCAAAATAATCATTTGCTACATCTGTGGAAAAGCGAATGGACTTTTCACCATTTAGTGGTATCGTGGCGACCTCTTTTTCATTATTATTTTTAGTATCAATTTGAAAAAATGATGGAAACCTTTTAGGTTCAAAAGGTGTGGGTTCTTTTTCAGTAGAAGTACGTTTCTTTTGTCCTTCAGTTTTTCTATCCTTTTTAATGTCGAGCTTAAACGTTTGGTTTAGCAATTTTGCCAACTCTGAATCAAGGGGTAGATTCTTTGTAAAGCTTTTTAGTAAATCACTCGTGTTTGAGGACGTGTCAATATCCACTGCTTGTTTTCGACGCTTTTCTATTTCTGCCAACCTTCCATCTTTCGCGCTTAGTTTTTTAGCTAGATAACTTCTTAGAAATTGGGTTTCGTCACCATCTTTAAGTCTGTCGCGAGAGGCCATAAATAATTCCTTCCGAAAGTTATATTTCATTTCGGTGCAATCCACGTGAATAAGTAAGTGACTCTTTAGAAGGTTGAGCTTCAATGAGCGTGTTATAAACTCAGCAGTATAATGTCCGTGAGTTTGACCATTGAGTGAGAACATAACTGACATTGAATTTTTAAAATACCTGTCCTGTATAATTTTTTTGGTTCTCTTAAGGTCGTAGTCCTTTACCTTAGTTTTAAACACATAGCAAGACACCTTCATCTTTCCGAATACATCATCTGAAAAATTTTCTGAAAAACTCTCGTCCAGATATTCAGATTCTTCAGCTGCCAACCGTCTTTTTAATCCGAACAAATCATTTTCGAGAACTTTATTGTTTGGATAACGTTCTGCGGTGTCGACCGTTAAAATTGGTAGTGCAGGTTGAAATAAAAACTCATTTACACTTTGGTTTAGGTCTTGGGCAAAACCAGAATAGCCTTTAGGAAATTGATACGAATAGAGTTTTAATATGGTGCCAGTTTCAAATTGACGATTGTTGAGGCCAAGGTCTAATTTCGTTATTGTAAAAGATGGGATTTTTTCATCAATGAGCAAGTATTCGTACCAGGTTTCTTTTGCTTGGTCAGATTCTTTTTTAGGATGCTCACGTACCAAGGTAAATCCAAAACCACCATCATTCGTGTAACGCTTTGAAGCAATGAGCTGA
It contains:
- a CDS encoding helix-turn-helix domain-containing protein; the encoded protein is METLGEYLRTLRELKNLPIRKVAAAVDIDQSTLGKYERNERLPKRGLLSNFASFFDVSVSELEKRYLTDKVVFSLLEEENPESILVECKDKLIYLKNKNGESKINE